In Acidobacteriota bacterium, the DNA window ACTCGTCCGCGCCGTACCGCGTGCCAAAGCCGTAGAGCGTCCCGCCCGGCAGGATTAGGGAGTTAATCCCGTCGCCGTCGAGATCCGTGTTGCTGATCACGTTGGAGAGCGGCGGCGAGCTGACTATCGGCATGATCAGACCGAACTGCCAGCCATTCAAAGCCCCACGCGTGAATTTGTTGTCGCCTTTGTAAGCCGGCAGATCGACGAACCCGCTGAAGGTGAGGCGGTGGCGTCGATCGGAAGCTTGATAGTCCTCGCCCACTTTGAAATCGTCAATGCTGAACGGGCCGTTGGAGCTTGCTCCCGGGACATTGTTGTAGCCGGTGAACTTCGACAGCGCGTAGGAGGCGACGAAGAGATAGTGTGAACTGAACCGCTTGTCCACCTTGACGTGCAGCCCCGTGTAGCGGAAGTTGGCTGCGCTGTGCGAGACGGCAATCGGCCCGGACGAGCAGATCGCCTTCGGGTCCGCGGCCTGGGCGCCAACACAGAGGGGGATGACCGGCGTCCGCACGCCGTTGATGAACCGGTCGAAGCGGTTCTCATCGACGATCAGCGTGTTGTGCAATCCGCCGAAATGGAGCGAGCGCCGCATCACGAAGTCAGCCGATACAACCAAATTCGACGCCAGCTCACGTTGAACGCCGACGCTGACGTTATAAGCGAGGGGACTCACCGTATCGGGGTCGAAGATACCGCCGAAGTCCTTATTGCCGGTCGTCTTGATTAGTTCGACGCCGCGAACCGAGAGGTCTTTCCCGTTGCCCAACCCCGCCAGCGTCGCGGCACGCAACCCCGGGAGGATCGCATTGAGGCCGTTTACGGTGAGGACAGTGTTGGTTAGAATCCTTCCAAGGAGCGTCTTTTGATCGAAGGGGTTGGCTGGGTTATTGAACACGCTGAAATCAAGCCCGTAGAACGAGGAGGGAAGGATCAAGCGTCCGTTGCCCGCCGGCCCCGTGTAGGCCCGTTCGTTCAGCCGCGTCCAGAAGAGGTTCGCGTCGTGATAGACGCCCGCGCCGCCGCGAATCACCGTCTTGCCATCGCCCTTCACGTCCCACGCAAAGCCTACACTTGGATCCCAATTGTTCTTGTCACGGTGCGGCGCTTTCAGATTGCCGCCCAGCAACGCTGACAGAATCGGCGGACGGTCGAGGTCGTGATTGAGAATGTTGGTCTCGACCGAGTAAGCGATCCCGTAATTCAGCGTGAAGCGCGAGGAGACACGCCATTGATCGGCGAAGAACCCGCGGATGCGGTTGTTGTGCGACGCAGTCTTCAGGTTGAAAGGCTGCGGCTGGCCCGCTTCGCCGATGCCGGTGAAGAATTGGTAGAGGGGGAGTTGCTGAATCTCAAACAAGGTCGGCACGGTATCATTCAGCGGCCCCGTGCCAGTCGCGTTTAGCCTTATGCTGGCCGGCAAGTTGTTGTACAACCCCGCCACCGCCGCTTTAACCGCGGCGGGCGTCGTCGGGCTCGCTACGACGCCCGCGACTATTGCCAACAGGTGAAGCGGGTCGTAAGGCACGTTCAGCGACGGCTCCAAAAACGCCCACTTTCCGACGCCGTAGAAATGCTCCCACTCGCCGCCGAAGCGCAGCCGGTGCGAGCCCTTCTGCCAATTCAACGTGTCGGTCATCTGATAGGTGCGCAACACGCGGTTTTGAGGCACGTTGACGTTGTTGCCGATGATGAATTGAGGCGCCAGGGTGGTGAAGGTCTGCGGCCCCCCCAGACCGATGCAGGCCACCGGGTCGGGGCAATCCTGGCTGTCGGGAATTCTCAGCCGTCCGCTGTAGAAGCTGTAGGAGTAGCGGAAGTCGTTGACCACATTCCCTGTGAACACCGAGGTCACGCCGCCGAGCGCCTGGGTCGAGACGTTGCGGGTCGGAACCCAGTACGAAGGCATGGTGCCGCCGTCGCCGTTGAAGTTGTGATTGTTGTCCGTGCTGAATCGCACAAAGGCGTTGTGCTTATCATTCACCTTGAAATCGATTTTGAGGTTAGTCTGTTTGAAGGTGAGCGGCTGCGGGAACGCGCCATCAAACTTCGACCAGATCGGGTGGTTGTTGCTCACCAGCAGTACGCTGTCCTGGTTGTTATACTCCCCGTTGAAGAAGAAGAATGCCCGGTCCTTCTTGATCGGGCCGCCGAGGCTGCCGCCCATCTGCCGCCGCGCGAAGAACGGATCCTTAGTGCGCGCATCACGTTTCAGCAGCGGGTAGGCCCCGAGGTTGTGATCCCGATAGTACATGAAGGCCGATCCGTGAAAGGCGTTTGAGCCGCTGCGCGAAACGACGTTGACCGAACCGACGCTGGTTGTGCTCGTAGAAAGATCGAATTGGAAGGTCGAGATCTGGAACTCCTGCACCGACTCCTGCGAGAAGTTCTGCGAGGTCCCTCCGGTGACTCGGTCATTGATCGTCGCGCCGTCAACCGAGATGCGCGTCAGGGCTTGCGAAGCGCCGGCGATGGAGACGCGGAAGAAGTTGTTCGGCGAAGACCCCGGATTATCGACCGACGTGACGCCCACGCCCGGTTCGAGCAAGGCAAGTTGTAGGAAGTTGCGCCCGTTTAGCGGCAGGTTTTCAACCTGCATGCGGTTAACCACGCCGTCAATCTTATAGTTCAGTTTGTCGATGATCGGGGCTTCGGCCACCACATCAACGACCTCGGCTTTAGTGCCGGCGCGCAACGTGGCGTTCACCGTGCTGAGACTGCCGACCTGAACGACCACTGAGATGTTATTAGTGGCGAAGCCCTCAGCTTCTATCTTTACTTCATAGTCACCGGCCGGAAGGTTCTCAACTGCGTAGATACCATCGCCGCCGGTGTTGGTTGTTCTGGCAGCGCCCGTGGCCTTATTGGTGACCGTGACGTTGCCGTTTGTAATCACGGCGCCCTGTTGGTCCTTGACCAAGCCGCTGATCGAACCCGTTGGGTTTTGCGCCATGACAGGGACGGTTGTACGTGCTACTAGCGTCAACAACGCGACACTCAGCAGCAAGAGTTTGAACTTAATGTGCATATGTCTCCTTTCAATTCCTGTGAGCGGGTAAGAGTCTCGTTTTCAATCAAACTCCGTTCAATGAGCGGAGCGAGCTAAGCCTCACTATTGACCTGTCGACTCGTGGCACGGGAGAAATGCACACCAGCCGGTCAGCATCAGTCGTGCGCATAAGGCCAGATATGATTAAACTCAAGTGGCGATCCCACAACGCGGCCGTCAACCTGTAACAAGACTTATGAAATTTAATGCTTAGGAAGCCTCCAAGACGGCATATGATTGATTTTTCGCGCAAGAATGTCAAGCTGAATTGTGCTACACCGCCCCCCCGCCCCCGGGCAGCAATTGGCCACGCGGCGACCGATTAAGGCCGTAGCCGCGGCTTCGCCCTCCGCGGGCGAATGTTGACTGCCGAAGCGGTCGGCCTATACAATCCGCCAATCATTCATCCTGATCGCGACGAATCACAAGGAGGACTAATCCTGTGGACGAGCTCTACAGCAAGGAAAACTTGCACTACCGCGACCTTGCGCGCACGATCGCCGAGCAGCATGTTAAGCCCGTCGCCGCCGAGCTCGACCGTTCTGGCGAGTATCCCTGGAGCGTAATCAAGGCTCTTCAAGAACAGGGATTGATGGGCGTATGGATACCAAAGGACTACGGCGGAGCGGGCGCGGGCCTACTCAACCTCTGCATCGTAGTCGAGGAGATATCTCGCAAGTGCGGGGGCATCGGTTGCACTTACGTCGTCAACGCACTCGGCTCGCTGCCGATCGTCCTCGCTGGAACCGAAGAGCAAAAGAAGAAGTACCTGCCCGACATAGCTTCGGGCAAGAAGCTAATCGCCTTCTGTCTCTCGGAAAAAGACGCGGGCTCTGACGCTGGAAGTCTGAAGACTCACGCTGAACGCGACGGCGACGACTATGTGATCAACGGCGACAAGAAGTGGACCACCAACGGAGCGGCAGCAAGCATCTACAGTGTCTTTGCTACCGTGAATCCCGAGCGCGGCACTCGTGGTGTGACCGCTTTCATAGTCGAGCGCGACACGCCGGGGTTTGAGCTGGGCAAGCGCGAAGATTTGATGGGAATACGCTGCGTGCCGGTGAACGAGACGCGCTTTCGAAACTGCCGCGTGCCCGCTTCTGAACTGCTGGGCGGCGCCGAAGGCCGCGGCTTCAAACACGCGATGATGACCCTTGACGTCGCGCGGCCATTCGTCGCTGCGCAAGGATTGGGCATCGCACAAGGCGCGCTCGATCTGGCGCTCGAGTATACGAAGAATCGGCAACAGTTCGGACAGTCGATCGCTTCATTCCAGGGGATTCAGTTCATGCTCGCCGACATGGCCACACAGGTAGAAGCGGCGCGCCATCTGGTATACACCGCAGCGCGAGCGGTTGACGCCGGCGTAAAGGACGTTTCGAAGATATCGGCGATGTGCAAGGTGTTCGCAACAGATACCGCGATGAAAGTGGCGACGGATGCGGTGCAGTTGTTCGGCGGGTACGGCTACTGCAGAGACTACCCGATCGAAAAGTACATGCGCGATGCGAAGATCACTCAGATCTATGAAGGTACGAATCAGATTCAGCGAATGGTTATCGGCCGCGCGCTGATCCGCGAAGGCGCGTCAAGCTAGTCGAAGTCAGTGAAAGATCACACTCCTGGCGATCGATACCTAGCGAAGGATCACATACGCGGCTGCGTGCCTTTGTGTTTATTCTGTTTGATCGATGGCGATAACGATCTTCCCGTTGGCGACGGCCTCGCCGTGACCGGTCGGCGGAGATCGCCTCAGTAAACCCGCTTCAAAAATCATCCGTCCCAGCGTCGCGAGTATCGCGCCCAACGCCGTCAACTCGAACACGATTATTCCGAAAGCCCACATTGACACGATCGGCATTCCGCCCGTCACAAGACCAACGCGCCTCGATGTCCAGACGGTCAGCAGGATCGCGAAGGCCGCTCCGAGCAAGCCGCCCGCAATCGCAAATCCCCCGATGCGCGTCTTCGGTCCATCGGTAGTCTCAAGATGCAAAGGCTCCGATGACATAACGGTGATCGACGAACTCGGCACGCCCTCACGCTGAAGCTCGCGAAGCGCGGCGACCGCTTCAGCACGAGTGTCAAACACTTCGACCCTGGTTTCAGCCATCTTGTTCACGCTTTCTCGAATCCAACTTCAGGCGAACTAACAATTGTCGCTTCACCGTGCTCGCCCAGCGGCAACCCCTCTTTGTATTCCCACACCGCGATGATAGGAAACAGCCTTGCGAAAATCGAGTACAGCAAGACGAAGTAGCCAAACGTACCCGCCGTCAATGTCAGCTCGACCCAGGTCGGGCTGTACGTCCCCCAGTTGAAAGTCAACTTCGGCTGCGCCAGCGTAGGTACGATGATCAAGAATCGCTCGAACCACATTCCAACCACGATCAGCGCGGACGCGATCACCGTTCCCTTGATCGTCCTGAATCGCTTGATCGCAAGCAGCGGCGCCGGAATCACGAAGCAGCAAATGACCGTTCCCCAGAAGAGCGGCGAATACACGCCGCTCACCTTCGAGTGAAACACCGTCATCTCTTCGGGCAAGTTTCCGTACCACGTCGTCAGGTACTCGCCGAAGGTGAAGTAGAACCAGATCAGGCTCATGGTCAACAGCAACAGCCCAAGATTATTGAAGTGAACCGGGCGAAGATAGGCTTCGAGATGAAACACTCGCCTGATCACCGCCATCGCGATAATCAGCGCGGCGATGCCTGAGAAGATCGCACCCGCGACGAAGTAAGGCCCGAACATCGTCGAGTGCCACATCGGGCGAATCGTCATCGCGAAATCCCAAGAGACGATCGTGTGTACAGAAACGGCTACCGGAATGATCACGACTGCCATCACTCGCACAGCACGTTCGAGCCGGTCCCACTGAAGCTCCGTTCCTCGCCATCCGAGACTTAACGCCCCGTAGAAGCGCCGCCACAGCCCGCGCGATTTGTCTCTCAACAAGGCGAGATCAGGAATCAGCGGCAGATACAAGTAGATGATCGAGCCAAGCAGGTAGGTGTTGATGGCGAAGAAGTCCCAAGCGAGCGGCGAGCGGAAATTCGGCCACAGACCTCGCTCGTTAGGATAGGGCACCAGCCAGTAGAAGAACTGCGGGCGGCCGAGATGGATGATCGGAAACAACGCGCCGATCATCAGAGCGAATACCGTGATTGCTTCTGCGCATCGAGTGACCGGTCTTCGCCACTCAGCCCCGGTGACTCGCAGGATCGCCGAGATCAATGTTCCCGCGTGCGAGATGCCGATCCAGAAAACGAAGTTGGTAATATCGAGCGCCCAGAAGACCGGCCGGTTGATACCCCAAACCCCCAAGCCGCGCGAGAACTGATAGCCCAGCGCAACGACCGCGGCAAGCACGAGTAGCCCGCTTATGGCTACTGTCGCATACCACCCTCGGCTGGGCTTGTTAACCGGCCCGAGCAGATCGTAGTTGATCTTCGCGTATGTTGGTCTATTGGCCAATTTCCCGCTTATTGGTTTGTCTTTCCGGATGCAGGCCTGGTCACCGTAAGGGATGGCCGATAGCGCATCAGGTAATTAGTGATGCGCTCACAGGGCTGCAAATCAACCGCAATGTTTGCAGCCTCTGCCTCGCGGCGAAGCGCAGCGCGGCCCGCCACGTCCCACGCTACCGGCCAGGTCGCTTCCTGTTTTTCATTGTCAGCAATCGGGCGAACAAGCAGCCAGTAGCGATCCGGGGCGATATTTGCGAAAGCGAATGCGCCGTCGCTCTCGGTGTCAGTTTCAGCGAATCGCTCGGCATTGCCGGCGTTCTCACGCTCGAAAGGCACAAGGTGGGCGCGGAGCCGTGCGGGCAATTTCGCTTTTTCATCCGAAGCGGCGACTCGCCCACGAATGCTGGCCGCGCCTTCCGCAACGTTGATGATTACTCCCTTGACGTGCTCTCCCGATTTGAGCGCGATGTCATTTCGCGCCGCATTACCGGGCTGTCTGCCGGTCTTAGGCATTGTCACGGCGCGCGCATAGAGGTCTTCGTTGATTAGCTTCATTTTCAGGCGATACTGCCCCGGAGGGAGGCCTGTGACAATGAAGTCGCCCTTTTCGTCGGGCGCGCCCGATGTAATAGAATCGAAAAATAAGGCGAGGAGATCTTTGGGCGTGGCTTTGTCATTGCGTAAGGCGTTGACGACGGTTTCTTCAACCGACGCTTCGCGCGCGGGTTTGCACTCCGGTTTGCGCTTAGCTTTCGGCGAGACTTCCATGACGATATGCCCGGCAATCGAGCCAAACCAAAGAAGCGTGAGTTCAAGTCCGGTCGCATCGGCCCCCCTAACCGTGATCGACCGTGGTTGCGAGGCCGCGTATGGGTCGTTGAAACTTTTTTGAGCTATCAAATAATAGTCTCCATCCGGCACGCCATGAAAAGCGAAAGAGCTATTCGCTTCGTAACCTTTCCAACTGCTGTCCTGAATCACGCCGCTCTTAGCGTTTATGAGCTTCAAATAATATCCGCCGGGCGATTTGTCATCCGCAGCGCCGTAACACTTGCCGCTGATGGTATGCCCCGGCTCGCTTCGATAGCTTATGTTTATCCCGCTCACTTCTTGGCCGAGACTTACTCTTACTTCTTGCGCATCGTCGCGCCCGGATGAAGGGTAATAAATGGGAATCTCGTTGCTGAGGTCTTGATCCTGGTATACGACGATATGATTTACCTTCAGCAGGTAAGAGCCCGATGCGAGACCGTAGATTCTGTAGATGCCGCGATCATCTGTTTCACCTTGCTTAACGTTATCCCATTCGTGGGTGAACCGCACCGCACGGCTTTGTGAGTCGCGCACGCGAATGGCAACTACTTTCGCTTTTACCATCGGCGCGCCAAACGAATCTGTAACTGCGCCTGTTATGGCTCCGCCTTTGCGTAGTCTGAGTGTGACAAAGTCGCCTGTGACGTGATAGCCGCTCGATCCGCCTTTGTTATCTTGGACGTAACCTACTGCGTAGCACCATACAACAGAGGCCTTTGCCGGCAAGCCGTTCACTTGAAAGCCGCCCTCGTCATCGGTGGCAACCTCCAAGTCTTCTTCACTCCGTCCATTGACCGGCCTGACATAAACGACGACGTTAGGAAATGGCTGACCGGATTCATCCGTAACGCGCCCGCTTATCGAATCTGCGCGTTTTTGAGCCTGTTGATTTGAAGCGTCTTTTCTTCGAGCAGGCAAGACCTGCGACTGCCCCGTTTCTATGAAGGCCGCGAGCATCAATAGCAACGAGCACAATGCGGACAGGGCGCGGCAAGCCTCAACGCTGGGAGAAGGCATGTTCGCGCTACGGCGAGCGAGCTTCAAAATCATTGTCGCTTCTCCTGCGGCTTCTTGCTCAAATCAAGCACGAGCGTTATTTCAACCTCCGCCCCTTCAGTTAAGGAAACGATCTTTGTGACAGTCATTGATGGCTTTATTGAGCCATCGTCCTTTCGCGGGGTGAGGAAGACATCGAGGCTTATTTCATACTCGCCTGGTGGCAGACTATCAATCACAAAGCGCCCGCGCGCATCTATGCCCCCGAACCCTCTCGTCGGGCCGCCTGATGCATTCGGCCCCAGTCCCCTGTTGTTGAACCAGGAGCCATCTTGTTTCGGCTTATTGGTAGGAGTGGCCGACACGTTGAGGCTAGCGCCTTTAGGCAGCGTGCCGCCCTCGATTTTGATTTGCCCGCGCACAACGCCTTTGTAGCAAGCGACTACCACGCGCAAGCCTGAAACGCTCTCGCCGGGTCCGACTTCAATCTCGCCGCGTCGGACTTCAATCCCTTCCACTGTCTGCTCAACTTTGTTGAGCGGAACTCCGTCGCGCTCTATTCTGATAACCTGGAAGTCCTCGCTCCAATTGTCTGGATGAATACTTAAACGACGACTGCCCGGCGTAACTCCTGTGAGGTGAAATGATCCGTCTTTGTTTAAGGGCTCGCCAACCCACCTCGAGCCATCAGTGATGCTGAGGCGCGATAACTTGGCGACGGCCGCCGCATCGGTTGCGCCTTCGAGGACTACAACACCGCTGATGCTCCCGGAGCGATAAACTTTTATTTCCAGTCCGGCAACATCCGCGTTTGAAATCTCAAACGCTAATCCCTCGCCGTACCACAGAGAACCCCCTTCGTCGCTTATTTGGATCTTGTATTTTCCAGGATGAAGACCGTCCATACGAAACTCGCCTTTGGAATCACTTGCCTTGACATCACGAAACAATTCCTCGAAATCTCCGCTCTTGTTATCTTCAAGATTAGGTTTCTGCTCGCAAAAGACATTCTCTTGAGGAATCGGGCTTCCGGTTTGCGCATCAACTAAGCGCCCGGTTGCTGCATAGGTCTTCGTCTTCGTCTTAACTTTAGGGCGGCGGTTGACCTTTATATCAATGCTTGTCACCTCACCGCCCGCCGCGACTTCAACCATTTCTGCCTTCGATTTATCGGTGACACCGGGATAGTAAGTCCTCGGAAACCTAACTTGATTACTACTCATAGGACTGTTAGCTACGCCCACTCTGTAGCGGCCCGGCGGCAATCCATAAGCGCGATACACTCCGCGATCATCTGTGCTGGCTTTTGAAAACGAAAACTCCTCATAGCTGCCGTCTTTGAAAGGAACGATCTCTACATCCCCATCAATGACCGGTCGCCCGTTAGCTTCAATGGCGCGGCCCATGATGACCCCGCCCGGCATGATCTTCAGGTCAATGCCTTCGATGTTTTCCCCTTCATCTAGTGTGAGCCACTTGCCTAACGAATCCCGGTCGTCTTCTCCGTCTTTCGTTGTAAAGGACGGCGCGTCAAGAGTGATCCTGCAACTGCCTGCCCGAATGCCTTTCAAGTGGTAGTGGCCGCTTGCGTCAGTGAAATCAATCGCCACAAGCCCCGAATCAGATGCTCCATTTTGCAGCGCCATAACCTTGACGCCGCGCGCAGGCTTGCCCTTGAGGGTGACTGTGCCCGTGACGGAGCACGTTGCTTTTTGATCTTGCGCGCCAGATTGAGCATGCGGGCCGATTGCTGCGACAAGAATCGTTGCGATGAAGATGGTGATGCGATTGCGCGCGCGCATTACGTTTCTCCTTATGGTTGGCATCAGGCGTTGAAGAGACGCTCAGTTCGATCTTGCGCAGTCCAGACTCCGCGAATAAATCGGACTGAGCCGCTATGGAGGCGATTATACGAGCCTTGCGCTGGCTACGCAATCAATCACTCCTTTTGAACTGGCCGTAAACAAATTCGCTTTCCCGAACCGGTGCACGCTGCTCAATCGCCTTTGTTCAAATAGATCACACGCGGCTTCGTGCCGAGTTCTTCAAGCAATCGGATCGCGCGGTTGCTCTTTGCAAGCCGCGATACTTCACTCTCCGGATCTGCGATGTTGCCGAAGTACATTGCCTTCGTCTGGCAAGTCTGAACACACGCCGGCGTTACGTCACCATCGCGCACTTCGCGGCCTTCGTCTTTCGCTTTGTCTTCGCCCTTGCGAATGCGCTGGATGCAGAACGTACACTTCTCCATCACGCCTCGCGTGCGCACTGACACTTCCGGGTTCAGAGCTTTTTCGAGCGGCGCGTCCCATTTCGGATCGAAGAAGTTGAAGAAGCGCACCGTGTACGGGCAGTTGTTCGCGCAGTAGCGAGTACCCACACACCGGTTGTAAACTTGCGCGTTCAAGCCTTCGTCGGTGTGATAAGTCGCATAGACCGGGCACACCGGTTCACAAGGCGCTTCCTCGCAATGCTGGCAGAGCACCGGCATGAACTTGACCTTTACGTCGGGGTATTCGCCTTCGAAGTAGCGTTCGATGCGAATCCAGTTGATCGAGCGTCCCTTCGCGGCTTCTTCGGGTCCGACGGTGGGGATGTTATTCTCGACGCGGCAAGCGACGACGCACGCTTCGCATCCGGTGCAGCGGTCGAGGTCGATCACCATCGCCCACTGAGGTTTGTTTGATTTGGTTGCTTCGGTCATCTGGTTTCGGGTTCAGGGTTCAGGGTTCAAGCTTTAGCTTGCCGGCCGCACACGCAACCTGAAGGTTGAACTCTGAGCCTATCGCTTCCTTTCCATCTGCTCCTGCAGGTCTGTTCCGAATCGGATCAGACTCGCTTTGCCGCCTACCTTGGTAACCTTCGCGCTAGTCGACTGGCCGGGCACTCCAAACGGATTCAATACAAAGACATTCGGGCCTCGGCCGTTTGCATATCTACCGAACGCAGTGTGTCCCTGACCGTACGGCATCGCGATCACTTCCGGTCTGATTGCGGGATATAGCACAGCCGGCGCACGCACCGATCCGTGCTGGGTCGTGACCTCGACGAGGTCGCCATCGCTCACGCCGAGCGACGCGGCGGTCTTCGGGTTTATCTCAACCCAACTTCCCCACACCACCGATGTTAGCGGGTCGGGCAGTTCTTGAAGCGCCGGTAGATTCGCTGTGTCCCCTGAGCCAAGCGCCGCGTGCTCATAGCACAGCAACGTTAGCGGATACGAATCATTAGTTGTTTCTATCTGCCCAAGGAGAGTTGAAAAGCCAAGTGGCTGAACCTGCGAAACGGAGCCTTTGCCCGGCGCATCCCCAACCCAAACCCCGGCTTCCAAAAAACTCTTCAGTGGCTCATCTTCGGCATCACCACCGCGGTCAGGTGTCTTCAACCGTTGGGCGGCATACTTCACCATAGACTCCGCCGACTGGAACGCTTCTGAGTCTGCTTCTTTGAACCCGAGGTGGCGGCAAACAGCGAGCAACACATCCGCGGTTTGCATAGTGTTGTGTTGAGGCACCAGAACGGGCTGGACAAGCGAGACAGCGGCCTTCGATCCAGCCATCAACGTTGAATGTAGGTCCCATCCTTCAAGATCCGTGTGATCCGGCATTATGAGATCAGCTAACTGAGTCGTCTCATCCATGAATGACGAGAAACTAGCGATGAACGGCAATCCCTCAATCCACTCTATCGACCTGGGCGCAACGTGCAGAGGATTGACCCTATGGGCGAGTAGCGCAGTTACACCCACTGGCTTGCTGGAATTGTTTAACATTATTGACAGGTCGTTTATTCCCCAAGGCCACCATCCTACGCCGGGGATGTCAACGTTCGGCAGGCCACCTAACGCATCGAATCGGCCACTCTCGGGTAGCAACACCCCTCCAGGCTTGTTGATGTTTCCAGCTAACTTGTTTAGAAAGTGGATTGCCAGTTCGTTAGTATCAGCGAGTTCTCTTGATGAGCCTGCACCTGGTCCAATCGCGAGCGGGTGTTCGGATTCCGCAAACTCGCGAGCGACGCGGACGATGGTTTCGGCCGCGATGCCAGTTAGAGTAGCGGTCTGTTCTGGTCCGTATGCGTCGAGCGGTTCAAACAGCGCCTTTGGAGCGGTAGCGTCCTTGACTAGCCCTTCACGGACAATCACCTGCGCGATGGCTAGGGCGATCAGACCTTCACTTCCAACAGTCGCTGGGAGCCACTGATCAGCGTTCGCTCCCGTCATCGACATGCGCGGCTCCACCTGCACAAACTTGCCGCGCGCTTTGCCGCGGGATCGGCGAAACTCGCCAAACGCTAGCGAGTACATGACGGGCGAATGCCAGGTCTCAAGGAACCTTGCTCCGAATGATAATAAGTACGTTGCGTTAGCTATGTCGAAAATCGGCGTGGCTTCGCGCCCATAGCTCTGATCATAGCCGCGAGCCAATTCACGGCTCGACGACTCATGGGTGGCCCAAAACTTTGCATTGAGCGCGGCGCTCAGAAAGTCTACGGCAATACCGATGACCCCACGGGAGCTAAGGGTAGCGAAGACAATACCGTTGGCATTTGCACGCAGCTTATCCGCAAGCGTGTTAATCGCTTCGTCCCAACTGATCTCTTCCCACTTGCCTTCGCCGCGTTCGCCAACGCGTTTCATCGGGCCCTTGATCCGGTCGGGGTTGTACAACACCTCCAAGCCAGCCTGGCCTCGAGCGCACAACGCTCCGCGATTGACGGGATGAAGCGGGTTGCCTTCGATCTTGTTAGCCTTGTGTTCGCGAGTTCGAACGACTATGCCGCAACCCGCCGGGCACATGCCGCAGGTGCTCGCCGTCGAGTAGTCTATGCCCGGCACGTACTCGTCGTCGGGAATCAATGCCGGAATGAGCTTCTCTTCAGGATGTCCGCACGCGGATAACAGCGAAGCGCTGGTAGCTCCGATGCCGCTCAGGATTATGAACTCTCGACGTTTCATTATTCTCTGTTCAGGGTTCAGGGTTCGTGGTTCCGGGTTGAACCCTGAACACTGAACCCGGAACCCGGAACTTGTTCCCGGAACCCGGAACTTGTCTTTCATCGATGGCAGACATAGCAATCCACACTAACGCTTCGGGATTGGTGGCAGTCGATACACCATCCCATGGTCTGGTTTACTTCGCGACGCACGCGATGCATCTCGCCGATCTTCCCGTGACACGTTGTACAATCGATTCCCGCCCTAATGTGCGGCTTATGCGTGTAGTACGCGTTAGCTTCTGGTTCGAGCCAGTACACGCGCTTCCACGGCGGCTGCTCTTTTCGCTCGGCGAACGCTGCGAGCTTCTGAACCTCGGGGCTCTCGGTCTTGATCGACTCGTGGCAACCCATGCACGTTGAAATATTAGGAATCGTCGCGTGCGACGACTTGTCTACGTTCTCGTGACAGAAGGTGCATTCAAGCTGTGGGGTGTCTTCCCCTTCTTTCGTCACGTGCTGCCAGTGATCGAATTCGATTGGTTGTACAGGCGCGTCG includes these proteins:
- a CDS encoding molybdopterin-dependent oxidoreductase: MKRREFIILSGIGATSASLLSACGHPEEKLIPALIPDDEYVPGIDYSTASTCGMCPAGCGIVVRTREHKANKIEGNPLHPVNRGALCARGQAGLEVLYNPDRIKGPMKRVGERGEGKWEEISWDEAINTLADKLRANANGIVFATLSSRGVIGIAVDFLSAALNAKFWATHESSSRELARGYDQSYGREATPIFDIANATYLLSFGARFLETWHSPVMYSLAFGEFRRSRGKARGKFVQVEPRMSMTGANADQWLPATVGSEGLIALAIAQVIVREGLVKDATAPKALFEPLDAYGPEQTATLTGIAAETIVRVAREFAESEHPLAIGPGAGSSRELADTNELAIHFLNKLAGNINKPGGVLLPESGRFDALGGLPNVDIPGVGWWPWGINDLSIMLNNSSKPVGVTALLAHRVNPLHVAPRSIEWIEGLPFIASFSSFMDETTQLADLIMPDHTDLEGWDLHSTLMAGSKAAVSLVQPVLVPQHNTMQTADVLLAVCRHLGFKEADSEAFQSAESMVKYAAQRLKTPDRGGDAEDEPLKSFLEAGVWVGDAPGKGSVSQVQPLGFSTLLGQIETTNDSYPLTLLCYEHAALGSGDTANLPALQELPDPLTSVVWGSWVEINPKTAASLGVSDGDLVEVTTQHGSVRAPAVLYPAIRPEVIAMPYGQGHTAFGRYANGRGPNVFVLNPFGVPGQSTSAKVTKVGGKASLIRFGTDLQEQMERKR
- a CDS encoding cytochrome c3 family protein, with protein sequence MRRLTKLIVLAVVVIAVAGFFLLRATARPDAPVQPIEFDHWQHVTKEGEDTPQLECTFCHENVDKSSHATIPNISTCMGCHESIKTESPEVQKLAAFAERKEQPPWKRVYWLEPEANAYYTHKPHIRAGIDCTTCHGKIGEMHRVRREVNQTMGWCIDCHQSRSVSVDCYVCHR